DNA from Mycobacteriales bacterium:
GACGCTCGGCCGGCCGCCCGCGACGACCGCGAACCGCCAGTCCTGGCTCGGGTGGCGGTCGATGGGCGCGTCGATGGTGCCCCGGGACGGATCGGGGTGGCCCTGCACCAGCGCGTGGTAGCCCTTGTCGACGGTGCGGTCGCGGAACGCGTCCTTGAGTACGCGGTAGGCCCGCTCGCTCTTCGCAATCACCATCAGACCGGTCGTGCCCGCGTCGAGGCGGTGCACGATGCCCTGGCGCTCGGCCGCGCCGCTGGTCGAGACGCGGTGCCCCATCGCGGCGACCGCGCCGACGACGGTCGGCCCGTCCCAGCCCGGGCTGGGGTGGGCGGCGACACCGATCGGCTTGTCGACCACCGCGATGTCGTCGTCGGCGTAGATCACGGTGAGGCCGGGCACCGGCTGCGGCGGGCCGGGCGGCGGACCGTCCGGCGCGGGCAGGCTCACCTCGAGCCACGATCCGGCCGGGATCCGGTCGGACCGTCGTGCGGGGCGGCCGTCGACCGACACCTGACCGGTGTCGATCAGCCCGGCGGCGCGGGTCCGGGAGAACCCGAAGAGCCGGGCCAGGGCGGCGTCGACCCGCAACCCGTCCAGACCCTCCGGGACGGGTAGCCCGCGCTGCTCGGTCGAAGGGCTGCTCACGATCACCAATGGTGGCACGACGCCACGGAACCGGTCAGCGGTGGTTGCGCCTCACTTGGGCCGCCGCCCGGTCCGCCGGCCCCCGCCGATGTCGTAGCCGAAGAGCACCAGGACGACCGCACAGATGCCGCCGCAGACGATCGCCGAGTCGGCGAGGTTGAAGATCGGCCAGACCCGGCCGTAGGGATCCAGCAGGCTGATCCAGTCGACGACCGCGCCCCGCAGCGGGCCGGGTGCCCGGGCCAGGCGGTCGACGAGGTTGCCGGCGGCACCGCCGAGGATCAGCCCGAACGCCACCGCCCAGCCGATCGAGCGGAGCCGCGACGCGGCCCGGACGATGATCACGACCACCGCGACCGCGATCAGGGTGAAGATGATCGTGGCGCCCGCGGCGAGGGAAAAGGCGGCGCCGGTGTTGCGTGCCTCGACCAGGTAGAACAGGCCGCCGAGCACCCGCACGGGCGAATGGTCGGACAACGTGGCGACCACCACGGCCTTGCTGATCGCGTCGAGTGCGAGCACGGCCGCCGCGATCAGGAAGACCCACCGGGTACGACGTCGGGCCGGAGCCGGCTCGCCCACCGGCGCCC
Protein-coding regions in this window:
- the lspA gene encoding signal peptidase II, translating into MTGPEGDESPSGAPVGEPAPARRRTRWVFLIAAAVLALDAISKAVVVATLSDHSPVRVLGGLFYLVEARNTGAAFSLAAGATIIFTLIAVAVVVIIVRAASRLRSIGWAVAFGLILGGAAGNLVDRLARAPGPLRGAVVDWISLLDPYGRVWPIFNLADSAIVCGGICAVVLVLFGYDIGGGRRTGRRPK
- a CDS encoding RluA family pseudouridine synthase — encoded protein: MSSPSTEQRGLPVPEGLDGLRVDAALARLFGFSRTRAAGLIDTGQVSVDGRPARRSDRIPAGSWLEVSLPAPDGPPPGPPQPVPGLTVIYADDDIAVVDKPIGVAAHPSPGWDGPTVVGAVAAMGHRVSTSGAAERQGIVHRLDAGTTGLMVIAKSERAYRVLKDAFRDRTVDKGYHALVQGHPDPSRGTIDAPIDRHPSQDWRFAVVAGGRPSVTHYDTIEAFRAATLLDIRLETGRTHQIRVHMAAVRHPCVGDLAYGADPTLAARLGLSRQWLHARRLGFAHPADGRWVEFDSPYPADLAAALDAVGDPS